The genomic region AAATCGGCTGAAATGCACCTCGTAGAATGGCCCTAAACGGTGGTCCGGCAGCCTCTTTTCCGGTGCTCTGCCATAGGTGGTTTTAACGGGGAAACGCGAAAAGAATGCGAATATGAGGGCCGGGTTTTCCGGGGGATTTAAAATGGCATCTCAGACCGCGGATATGCAGACCTCCGGTTCCTGGTTTCGCTGGCCGGACTATTGTCCTGATCAACCAGTCGAAGCCGGGGCATTGCACCCCGCCCATGGCGGTTCTGGCCCCCGGGAGTACCCGGGTTTTTTTCCGGATGCTCCTCTGGATTATACGAAAAAAAATGAATCCCTGGAATCACGGCCTCATATCATCAAGAATCTGGTGAAGACCTTCAAAGACCAGCGGGATTTTTTTATCAATGGTCTGCCACAGGAGTTCGTAATCCACGCTGAGATACCCGTGAATAACCTTGTCCCTCAGGCCCGCGATACTGCGCCACGGGATATCCGGGTATTGTGCCCTGACCTGATCCGGCAACAGTTTTGTTGCCTCACCCATAACGGCAAACTTGTACAATACCGCTGATCGTGTCTTGTCGTCAGAGATAAAATCCTGCATGGAAATCCCCCTGGTAAAAAATTGGATATCTTCAGCGGA from uncultured Methanoregula sp. harbors:
- a CDS encoding DUF86 domain-containing protein, encoding MREYTLLLHDILQSAEDIQFFTRGISMQDFISDDKTRSAVLYKFAVMGEATKLLPDQVRAQYPDIPWRSIAGLRDKVIHGYLSVDYELLWQTIDKKIPLVFEGLHQILDDMRP